A genomic segment from Sparus aurata chromosome 10, fSpaAur1.1, whole genome shotgun sequence encodes:
- the LOC115589448 gene encoding zinc finger protein 862-like: MLFNQEVKDTPWLSQHLAVTTLQRNLPAVLAAFAEETEVNKCPVAKGLYAYCCTYRFVAAVYLQADMLPILARLSKVFQRENVNFLAIKEQVPVTKACLRTIKEAADHQSIGSFLARLYEDLDDPAGLGAFHITHEEERHRRGRGQEVDETREGHWSRFRTQVMEPYLDGLLDNLDRRFQHLDILAAFHALGPQAANDDDAVNTQHLLTLSAKFLQKPDNPTLLQQWAAYKNLMTGAFKNMDQVSMMSKMASQNDEWGQLYPCLSQLSAIALTVPISCVSCERDFSAMNRVKTDLRNRLQGDHLTACLLLTINGPPG, encoded by the exons ATGTTATTTAATCAGGAAGTAAAAGACACCCCCTGGCTGTCTCAACACCTGGCAGTCACCACACTGCAGAGAAACCTGCCTGCTGTCTTGGCAGCCTTTGCTGAAGAGACTGAGGTCAACAAGTGCCCTGTGGCCAAGGGTCTTTATGCTTATTGCTGCACCTACAGATTTGTTGCAGCAGTCTACCTGCAGGCAGACATGCTGCCAATTCTGGCTCGCCTCTCAAAGGTTTTTCAGAGGGAAAATGTAAACTTTCTGGCCATCAAAGAGCAG GTCCCAGTAACAAAGGCATGCTTGAGGACAATTAAAGAGGCAGCAGATCATCAGTCAATAGGCTCTTTCCTTGCCCGGCTTTATGAGGACCTAGATGACCCTGCTGGACTGGGTGCATTTCACATCACCCACGAAGAGGAGAGGCACAGGAGAGGCAGAGGCCAAGAAGTGGACGAGACAAGGGAGGGGCACTGGTCTCGCTTCAGGACTCAG GTAATGGAGCCTTATCTGGATGGCCTGCTGGATAATTTAGACAGACGGTTTCAACACCTGGACATCCTTGCAGCATTTCATGCACTAGGACCCCAGGCAGccaatgatgatgatgctgtcaACACGCAACATCTTCTGACCCTGTCTGCCAAGTTTCTGCAAAAGCCAGACAATCCTACACTCCTGCAACAATGGGCAGCCTACAAGAATCTAATGACTGGAGCCTTCAAG AATATGGACCAGGTCAGCATGATGTCAAAAATGGCATCCCAAAATGATGAATGGGGACAGCTGTACCCATGCTTGAGCCAGCTGTCAGCCATTGCCTTGACAGTGCCCATATCATGTGTGAGCTGTGAGAGAGATTTCTCGGCAATGAACAGA GTGAAGACAGACCTGAGGAACAGACTGCAGGGGGACCATCTGACAGCATGCCTCCTACTCACCATCAATGGGCCACCTGGCTGA